The Euwallacea similis isolate ESF13 chromosome 12, ESF131.1, whole genome shotgun sequence region atttgtttaattcatttcttttaaaagaaaaatcaactCGGTAAACAAATAATGTGATAAACTGGTTAAATAAATAGCTATTATGTAACTGGTCTCATATTGCGGAATATTGTTCTGCTAGTTTTACAGAATTACACTGGCTCCACTTTAAAACGCCACATTGACATCGCCGGTACTTAAAATATCGTGCGTAATTCCAACCAAAATATCAGCATTTTCCTGTTTGACATCAAGCATATTATGAGTCTTGCGTAAGTGCTGTTTCACGTATGACTTGTCGTTAAACTTTTTGCCACAAACCTCGCATTCGAAAGGTTTTTCCCCCGAATGAGTGTACAAATGTCGGGTTAATTTGTTCTTCGCGTAATACGATTTTGGGCAAATGTGGCAAATATACTTCTTTTCTTTGGCGGGAATTTTAATCTGGCCTACGCCTATTGCGTGAATTTTCGCCATATGTACCTTTAAGAGAAACATTTCAAGAGTTATCTGATTGAATAGTCCAATGTATGAATGTTTGCAATGAAgatattatacgaaaacttaCCTTTAAGACTCGAGGATCTTTGTACTCTCTATCACAATGGGAACATTTATATTCTCTAACGTTCGAGTGCGTCCTCATATGTCTTTGTAACACACATTTATCGGTAAATCTTCTTTGACAAAGATGGCattcaaatttcttatctCCAGTATGTCTTCTCATATGGCTGtcataatttgatttaattggaAACGGCTTGTTACAAATCTCACAGCAATATTTCCAGTTATTTGAATCTGTATGTACTACAAGTTTATGGGACCTAAAATCTTGCGTGGTTAGCTGAAATCCGCTTTCgacattatatttttttaccgaATATCCTTATGAGtgttaaaacattttccgcATTCGTCACATTTATACTCCCTCTTGTTTAAATGCTGCTTTTCGTGAATATTTAAATCGGTTTTAGTAATGAAGCCTTTGCCACagtatgtacatatattgGATCGTATTGCTTCGTGATATTTAACGTGTTGTACTAAATTCGAAGAATTACAAAATCTACTAGGACACCTACAAATATATTATGTAAGGATTgaatttttgtagaaaagTGTACTCTAACCTATCACAAGCAAATGGCCTTACATCCAGTTTTTTCATACCATGTTCTGAGACACAATGGCTTACTAATTTTATACTGGAATTATATACACTATCACATTTTTCACATGTGAACTCTGATATCTTTTTTCGCTTTCTTCTTTTGGGCTCATACTCTTGACCCTCCAATTTTTCGTCATTTTCACTGGCATAAGATTCTGAGTCTTTATCCTCTCCATATTCAGAATTTGTGTCATCATCCTCTCCATCCTCGATCTTGACacattctttaattttttaacaatcatGATTACCTATGTAATAAACTTAAGCACAAGAATTACCATCTTGATCTTCATCCTCTGACTTATTATCAGTTTCGCCTAGAATATCTCCTGAAATATTATCAATTTCGTCATCTTCTCTCTTTTCAACTTCacgtttaattttatcaaGGACGTCATTATGATTTCGCTGTCTGGTGAAATCAGATTGAAGGCAGGTCTCTCTAAACGTGTAAGATATATCAAGAAGCTTTGAACACTGTTCACAAATTTTGTATGTTGCGGACCATTcctaaaagtaaaaaatatttaatcaataaatataCCCCTGAGAACTAAAGATGAGTTACCATACAGATATTACTAGTTCAAGTGGAAATAGGGGGATTGTGCAAGTAGGAGAAAGATCGCACAAGGTTTATTATGcttccgacaaagaccaacgaagtggACCGAGTTAGTTTGGCTGGTCTCTATTTTGAGGTTTAGATTAATATCGATTTCGCTGTCTTCGTGgcgatggaaatttttaaaaatatcagagcaaaaagcagcagtgtaaataaatggaaaaaaaccgattaatccatcactagaacttatattagtaaaaattttgaaatggtgAGATGTCTGGTAACACTgaactgactccgcccacgtAACCGTTAGCACCGCAATCCACTTTGTTGGTCTTGGTCAGAGgcgtattaaattttatgcggtccttctcccacttgcaaTTCTGTTTCCACTTGAACCAGTGATGCCTATGTATAGAAACTAAACGCTCTACTGCGCATATATTACACAACTCGAAGTCTTAGcttaataaatgataattcaATAGGATTACAAagaaaacctcaaaaatttgaatttcttcaaGATAAAGTATGCCAATACCACCCTCCCTTAACATCTATACATGATCCAATGGAGGATGAGAAGACCATTTTCATTCAGGAAAAACCTACAGCACTTCTGCTGCCTTCTTATTACTGGAGCAGGGAACCATGCACCAAGCTgagaacctgaactaaatatGTGAATATACTTCTTAAGAATTAGAAGTGGTTATGTAACAGAAATGGTCAGGTACaaggaagttttaaatttaagtcacATCAATACGATTTCGGAATCGGTAAAAGGCACAAGGTTGGTTTATTTGGGGAAAAAGTGTCTAATTTGACACTAATGAATAGTCATGGCAAGTATAAACAGAGGCACAAAAGAGTTCTGTAGGGTACGCTCCGCCTgtgatttattgcttttttttatgaatgtatgtatgtatgttcAGTAATACGGTATGGTTGGTTTATGTTAATCTTTACATATTTGTGGCTGTTTtaggatgatttttttacttagttCATAATATATCTATTTTCGGTACCTATAGAGATCAGGCTCGGACCTTACTATGCTATCCAGGTTCAATTACTCCTCCCTCtgtttttgttaattgtttAGTTCATGGTTGGGCATCGAAGATTAGGCCAATtgatacaattttaaaattaattttgttacgtTAATTAGAGAAAAGTATTTTCAGACATCTAATGCTAGAAATTGGACCCATGGGCTTTCCACTTTTAACTTTACTGATATGGCACATATCACAGTATGTGTTGTCATACAAGTTTGATCAAGATATACCTTTTTTGGTAAGAGTGGCATGCAgtaacattgaaattttgaaagtccAAATTCCTGATTCCAAATAAGAGAAATATTgcgaaaattatatttttgtaatgtaCCCCTTTTCTACACGTGTGTGCAGTGCTCTTTCTTGGATTAGTTTTACTGATAGCAAATAGATTTTGGTACTATTTGCTATCAAAATGGCCAGTTTGTTCAAGgacatttatattttaacattgcAATATTTTCACTGAAGCAGCACAGCTGCTGAACTACTGTAAAAAATGCTTCTTGCTGATTGATAGATAAACCAATCAGTAGAATAGCCAATAGCCATCCTTTATTTAATGGTACGCCTATGGATGTTTGTCAAGGCTTTGAGTACCTAATTTCTTTGTAACAGAAATAGTTCTCTTGCATCCTAACACTTGGTTAAATTGTCGGGTTGATGTTGTCAACCtagttttttcatttgtaaacTTGATTAGGGTGggattatttaataatacaataaattgCCTTGTGAGTAGTTTCTGAGTTTTAGTCGAGTTCTAACAAAATCTACAACACCAAACTGATGTCATAAGTAGAAACATTACATTTTGTAGAAACATTATTTAAGTTTGAAGTTgccaaaaaatgcaaaaattgaatatgGCGGCCACTGACTTtaagaaaaactaaagttGCACTGTGTAACTCGGAACCTTGGTGCAGTAAAAAAATGCTGACAGCATTGTTGACAACTATTCACAAAAGGtccttaattgtttttttctttgagcttgttttatgttttttcttatatattttcttagctttacttttttctagtttaaGCTTTCCTTCAAAAGGGTTTAAACAagattataaaaacaaatatacttACTATTTCAGGGATACAGATCTTTAACTTGGTGCAAAGGGTAACTTCATTCACATCTTTCACAGCCAgtttattcagttttaatgTGTTTCCAAGGCAAACACAACACAGTTTCTCGGAGTTCCTTTTGGGCATTGTACTAGCAGGAAATCATTGTATTACAAGATTTTGATTTCACTGAATGTAACTAGTTAAGGGACGACCCCTTGATCCTTGTATCATGACGTTCGTATTCTAATCAGTCCTAATAACATAAGCAACAACACCAGTTGCCTTCTTTCAATGGTTGTGAAGTCATGACCAAAAGATTGTTATTCCGAGTCTTTGGCTCTTAACTATTACAATCCTGACTTTTTTGGTAAGAATAGTAGCAAAAATAGGGATGTTATTGTAATCATGAAAACTTCCCTTCTTACCccttttgaaacaaaaaattagacattttttttatttaaagggGCAAAGGCATTACGGATTTCTGTCCTTGTTTACCATATATCCATCACAACTAGAACTTTTAAAACAGCGAAAAAACATTATACTTAAGTAATAACGCGTTTTAATCCAAAATCACAAATAGAGAAAAAGCGGCtcttttttgaagattttacaattttcatgaaaacaaaacaaatacataacaaactttaaatttcttcttcttcttcgtcTTCTGCATTGTTGGCCTCTCGTCGCGAACTCACCCGTGTGAAGTTCGATTGTAATGATGCGAAGGCTCTCCCTTCGAGGATTTAATAATTGACAGATATCATTAATGGAAGATCCATCCTGCATGATGAAGgggtaaaatcaaaaaagcttttttggTTTCAAAAACATCATCGTTCTAAACGGGCAATCTGCTAAGAAAAAGAGCCgatggaaaataaaacataaaaggaCAAAAAACAGGGTCGGAAAAATCCCCAAATCGGCGGGGAACTTCAAACCAAAGGCCTAGGAAGCACATTCGGTTCAAACTCAAGAttctcaaaaaagaaaactttggATGTAAAGGAGTTAATCTTCTAAAAAATCGCCCCAGATCAAAAAGATAATAGAGCAAAAAGCGATAGTCCCGCTTGAGTCTGTTACTTCAGGCCAAAAACAAAGCGACCCATAAGAAGAGATCAAGGATCTAAAGGCGTCGGGCCAATATTTCCTTATACAACACAGgtttttttagtgggtaaaTATCCCACGCAGGTTGGAAGCACGGGCTTCCAGTACATCTTACcgagaagatttattttcctcGGAGTCGCgtcccccaaaaaaaaaaattaatggaagaGTGGCTAAACGTAAACGTAGGGAAAGTGCAAGTCCACAAAAGGAATGAGGGTTTAAGTAGAAGTTGATAGAGGATTTACATCGTCTACAGTAACACTCACAGTGTTACTCTATAAAAACCTgtgtttctacttattggcCTCATCAGGAATGTACAAACTAGTGCACCTATGCATTATGCTGCATGCTAGTAGATTCGAAATCATACACGTATGCGGGTGCAGCCAGGAAAGGAtggaaaggaaaaaagaaagaacCACAAGCAGGCATTGCCCAGAATTTGATTGTGCCCCAAaatcatttacaaaaaaatcctGTTCGAAGATGACTTGGTGACTGGTAAATTAGTCGATTTATACATATTGAAGGACAAAAAACCTACGTGCCACATCACTCTGGAATTAAAAATACTGCAGTTGCTAATGACTTGGTAATGCCAGAggacaaaatttcataaaccaAAAAGTGGTCTTCAGACATGTTCTACCTTAGAAGCCCTATCGAGGAAGAAAATCTAGACCAAATAGGAAAATAATATGATACTAAATCTGTATATAAACATACTACAGATAAATAGTAAGAAAACTACAACTGGTTCCctcaattattgttttaaaaccaGCCTCCTATCATGCACGAGGCCTGAACCTCGCTCTGCACACTGCAAATACCCACAAATTCCCTTTCTTTCAAGGTAGTCATTTACTGCTATGGTACAATGAGAATGGGCATTGTTATACATGAAGACAAATCTGTCACCAACTGTACCTCACTATAGTCTAACACACACGGATTTAGAATGTACctattttcagttattatCCTTTGTAcatgaaccaaattgatgtgCCCGTCGGACATTATATTAACTCAAAACATCGCACTTCCGCAAAAGGAGGCATGAGGAGAGCGTGGACAAGTTGAGCGACTCTTGCTGGCTTTGTCCAAACTGGAATTCGGTGGCTATCATTTACCAGGAAAATTCTGGTCTTatcaaaaaaagaacaaaactcCAAAATCCATCGAGTAAGAATATATGTTGTTCAGCTCACTGCAATTGAAGTCTGTGTTAATATTGTAGCAGACGAAGTCTTATTGGTTGACCACATCGCAAACcaaattaaatgatttattttagcaTTGAACAAGAAATGGCAACTACAAGTGCATGTATAACTTTCCTTCAGAGGTCTGGTGTTGCTATAGCAAGGTTTTATCGAATTGTCAAGTATAtagaaattttgcttttagtgAGTAACATACCTACGACCACCTCCGGGTCTTTCATGCACAGAGTTAGTTTCTAAATAGCAATTCTATATGCGGGAGGCATCACTTTGAGAAATGCTTATTACCTACAAACTTCTATGAATGACCTTCTGCTAGCCACTATTGCACGATCAATTGATGGTATCATTTAGCAATTCATGGTTTTGCTTTGAACCTTAAAATGATACTAGCCTGTATCACCAAAATAAACCtgtaattctttatttaagaaaaaatatgtaacaaaTCGTTTACCGATCAACATACATACAAATCTTggatcaattattttttctttttattctacaaaaaaaattaaacaaaggaAGCTTCTGtcaagattttattttttatgaaagttttgaaaaaatagcaatatCTGCATCTACAGAGCAATACTTAACAGCATTTCGGCAATTAAGTTTATGATAAATGCATGATGCTGAAGGGTAAAAGAAAACTGTCAAAAATAGTGCTTCAGAGACTTTATCGTGAAATCCCTAACGTACCAccaattataataatttaatgctAGTACTTCAACTGCAAATAAACGATCAAATTCCTAATATATATACAGTCACAAATTCCTGTAAAACCGTCGGTTTAATAGGAAGTTAAGCGAAAGAGTTCTCTCCATCAGCACCAGCGCCGTCGACGTCCTCCAATGtcgagaaattcaaaaaatgtgcGGGACGATGCACCTCATGGTAAAATTCCTTCGGGTTGGCCAACTGcaactcatatttcattccCGGGTCGTGTCGCACACCTAGAATTCCCAGATCAATACTAACTCCTACGAACAAAGGGAACAAAACTTACCCATAAAGTTATAGTTCCACGGGCCTTGGGCTGGCACCATGAAGAATCCTGTGAACCGATCTGACAGCAACATCTGCACTTTCTCATAATGGCTAGGCAAGTACCCTTTAGGGTTGTTTCCTTTGTCGGTGTTTTGTCTGCCCCATTCGAATCCAGATGGTGTTAGTTTGTAGGCTGTTAATGAACAAGACCCGGGTGTAAAAGAGCAAGTGATAATAATAGTTTTCTCGCCATCCCACGCGGGATTGTCTGTCATTAGTTTAGCGTGAGTGGTAATGTCCTGTGGGGACAATTGAGGCAGCTCATTGGGTTGTGTGTGGATCCATCCCAAAGGTTGCATATCTTTGAGGAATGGATGGTTGGGTGGTGTGTTGGGCAGGTGCACGGTTTGGTGGGTGCCCCACTGGGGTGCGAGCACTAGACAACGTAGCTCTTTGACTTGTGGATTGTCTGGAGGACTGACGCCGTAGAGAAACGCACAGATCTGTAAATAGGAtaacgtttttattatttgtatttattgttCTATGAGCTGCCGCATTGAGAATTTGTCGTGCGCTATTAacccaacaaaaaaattgaattccaAGTATGCCAAATTAAGAGTTAACTTGGGGAAAAACGCACACACACGTGTTAAAGAGAATTTGTTCTCACCTGTGCACGCAAGTCCGATATGGTCACGAATTTCTTTAGTACGTTCTTCGGAAGAATGTAGGTGTAACCTGTTTCCTTGATATCGTCCGAACTGACATAAATGTGGTTAGTCCTGAAACCAACAATATTTTCTGGTTGaataaaaccaaattattcccaatttatttttacgaattactttattatatatatatacagggtgttagtgaaataactttcgtaaatttaaccagtgattaagaacataattttgaacaaaaaagttccttacaacaggggtcgtaaatacaaccatttccctggaaaatcaaaaaaacattttctgaaaattggcaacgtcgcctagtatttatttcattttcacacctacctaagtagccgcatgaagtgggtttgctttttacacgttttttttgggtctgatagattttacagtacataattaataaaatgtcctaaattcatggaatttaaaaattgtatgattcttattttattattttgaaaagccatttaccttgaaattattgttatcatctttaattaacttaacatgacacattacacattttacaccactcacatcacattcaaaaacacaaatttattattgtttttggtacattacatgttctaaatgttcaccatttgagtccatgcatgctctactccgggtctccttgttgaactcctgaacaagatttaaaatttgtttttcggcttcagaaccaacttttctctgtcgacctcgtgttcttgatataaagaaacaatactccctgtatccagaagattttgggaaactcgcataatgtttgtcgagctggaagttttctttctggataacgattaccgtAGTAAATGCGCCGaactttttcagaattttgtaattcctctacatagatcaaaagcatgtcacgatactcgcgtacagaatacattgtcacgtaggtactattaataagtagggataaaatcacttaaagctcgcccaaattaactttgcggataatttgttgcgtgtaccgacagaagatgcatttagcgagaccgaaatcacactaaaatattaaaagtatggaaggacatacagtccatgacaaatttgaaaaataagggaggtttttgtctcttcttgatggtcactaatgggttccacatgtccatggcgccaggcatgtttgcccaggatcatatgtcacataaaatgggataaagtgcagatggttacataactcatgtactattgaggtactaagtcaatctgtttactgcgcattccaatgccttatcactccacccgcaacgtgggtgagcgaccctcataagggccataaaaaacaaccctgacgaaaataaacttctcttcctcggtaacgttcagtgcggcgttgccacttacgttttttttaccgcttaagttattaattaagttttcaattgcttttagcaatgttattgttgaattattttaagtttttttgttacgcgtcaaacaaccaaaatgtgtcaagtacatttttccacattttattcaaattttaaaccttattatagcttttcggttaccaactttgacatttttttttgaaaaaactattaggttttcgacccctgttgtaaggaacttttttgttcaaaatgatgttcttaatcactggttaaatttacgaaagttatttcacta contains the following coding sequences:
- the LOC136412663 gene encoding zinc finger protein 2-like → MPKRNSEKLCCVCLGNTLKLNKLAVKDVNEVTLCTKLKICIPEIEWSATYKICEQCSKLLDISYTFRETCLQSDFTRQRNHNDVLDKIKREVEKREDDEIDNISGDILGETDNKSEDEDQDECVKIEDGEDDDTNSEYGEDKDSESYASENDEKLEGQEYEPKRRKRKKISEFTCEKCDSVYNSSIKLVSHCVSEHGMKKLDVRPFACDRCPSRFCNSSNLVQHVKYHEAIRSNICTYCGKGFITKTDLNIHEKQHLNKREYKCDECGKCFNTHKDIRSHKLVVHTDSNNWKYCCEICNKPFPIKSNYDSHMRRHTGDKKFECHLCQRRFTDKCVLQRHMRTHSNVREYKCSHCDREYKDPRVLKVHMAKIHAIGVGQIKIPAKEKKYICHICPKSYYAKNKLTRHLYTHSGEKPFECEVCGKKFNDKSYVKQHLRKTHNMLDVKQENADILVGITHDILSTGDVNVAF